In a single window of the Saccharothrix australiensis genome:
- a CDS encoding LON peptidase substrate-binding domain-containing protein, whose protein sequence is MTTTLPLFPLGTVLLPGTSMPLHVFEPRYRQLTVDLVTEKLPGRGFGVVAIRQGWEVGPGNATALHDVGCEALLVDAKPLPDGRFDLTTTGGRRFRVLGVDATSAPYLVGEVEWVPDVPVPADVAEVLPLLTDGALAAFRRYRRAAFEDDPVVATTPGLAYALAGDCLLTLEDRQRLLEERSEARRLRLVRRVLHREAGIISALRAVPAPIAELGNLPHRN, encoded by the coding sequence GTGACCACGACGCTCCCGTTGTTCCCCCTGGGCACCGTGCTCCTGCCGGGGACGTCGATGCCCCTGCACGTGTTCGAGCCGCGCTACCGGCAGCTCACGGTGGACCTGGTGACCGAGAAGCTGCCCGGCCGCGGGTTCGGGGTGGTCGCGATCCGCCAGGGGTGGGAGGTCGGCCCCGGCAACGCGACCGCCCTGCACGACGTGGGGTGCGAGGCGCTGCTGGTCGACGCGAAACCCTTGCCGGACGGGCGTTTCGACCTCACCACCACCGGCGGGCGGCGGTTCCGGGTGCTGGGCGTCGACGCCACGAGCGCGCCCTACCTGGTGGGCGAGGTCGAGTGGGTGCCGGACGTGCCGGTGCCCGCCGACGTGGCGGAGGTGCTGCCGCTGCTGACCGACGGCGCGCTGGCGGCCTTCCGCCGCTACCGGCGGGCGGCGTTCGAGGACGACCCGGTGGTGGCGACGACACCGGGGCTGGCGTACGCGCTGGCCGGCGACTGCCTGCTGACGCTGGAGGACCGGCAGCGCCTGCTGGAGGAGCGCTCGGAGGCGCGGCGGCTGCGCCTGGTCCGCCGGGTGCTGCACCGCGAGGCGGGCATCATCTCGGCGCTGCGCGCGGTGCCCGCGCCGATCGCCGAGCTGGGCAACCTCCCCCACCGCAACTGA
- a CDS encoding MFS transporter, with amino-acid sequence MSSSTADTTRTDDRPFAWFRTLGRNGRKAFIGAFGGYGLDSYDFQVLPLGLVAITAYFGITKGEAGLLTTVTLVVSAIGGAVAGIMADRIGRVRTLMITVVTYAVFTVLCGFATSYETLLVFRALQGLGFGGEWAAGAILVAEYCKPRYRGRTVAFVQSAWAAGWALSVLVYTLVFHLFPPDVAWRVLFWTGALPAVLIIYLRRTVEDAPRVDERRARSDHRGSFRAIFAGDLTRTTLFASLLATGVQGGYYTLATWLPTYLKSERGLTVIGTGGYLAFLISGAFIGYVTGGYVTDWWGRKRTFALFSVLSAGLITAYAQIPEGANTAILFLGFPLGFCMSAIFSGFGSFLAELYPTALRGTGQGFTYNFGRAVGALFPALVGFMADRMGVGGAMVFGAAAYGIAVLALLGLPETRGRELL; translated from the coding sequence ATGAGCAGCAGCACCGCGGACACCACCCGCACGGACGACCGCCCGTTCGCCTGGTTCCGCACCCTCGGCCGCAACGGCAGGAAGGCGTTCATCGGGGCGTTCGGCGGGTACGGGCTGGACTCCTACGACTTCCAGGTCCTGCCCCTCGGCCTGGTCGCGATCACCGCCTACTTCGGCATCACCAAGGGCGAAGCGGGCCTGCTCACCACGGTGACGCTGGTGGTGAGCGCCATCGGCGGCGCGGTCGCGGGCATCATGGCCGACCGCATCGGCCGGGTCCGCACGCTCATGATCACGGTCGTCACCTACGCCGTGTTCACGGTGCTGTGCGGGTTCGCCACGAGCTACGAGACCCTCCTCGTCTTCCGCGCCCTCCAGGGCCTCGGGTTCGGCGGCGAGTGGGCGGCGGGCGCGATCCTCGTCGCCGAGTACTGCAAACCCCGGTACCGGGGCCGCACGGTCGCGTTCGTCCAGAGCGCGTGGGCGGCCGGCTGGGCGCTGTCGGTCCTCGTCTACACGCTGGTGTTCCACCTGTTCCCGCCGGACGTCGCCTGGCGGGTGCTGTTCTGGACCGGCGCGCTGCCCGCGGTGCTGATCATCTACCTCCGCCGGACCGTCGAGGACGCGCCGCGGGTCGACGAACGCCGTGCGCGCAGCGACCACCGGGGCTCGTTCCGGGCGATCTTCGCCGGCGACCTGACCCGCACCACGCTGTTCGCGTCGCTGCTCGCGACCGGCGTCCAGGGCGGCTACTACACGCTGGCGACGTGGCTGCCCACCTACCTGAAGTCCGAGCGCGGGCTCACCGTCATCGGCACCGGCGGGTACCTGGCGTTCCTCATCTCCGGCGCGTTCATCGGCTACGTCACCGGCGGGTACGTCACCGACTGGTGGGGGCGCAAGCGGACGTTCGCGCTGTTCTCGGTGCTGTCCGCCGGGCTGATCACGGCCTACGCGCAGATCCCGGAGGGCGCGAACACCGCGATCCTGTTCCTGGGCTTCCCGCTCGGGTTCTGCATGTCGGCGATCTTCAGCGGGTTCGGGTCTTTCCTCGCGGAGCTGTACCCGACGGCGCTGCGGGGCACCGGCCAGGGCTTCACCTACAACTTCGGCCGCGCGGTGGGCGCGCTGTTCCCCGCCCTGGTGGGGTTCATGGCCGACCGGATGGGCGTCGGCGGGGCGATGGTGTTCGGCGCGGCGGCCTACGGGATCGCCGTGCTGGCCCTGCTCGGCCTGCCCGAGACGCGAGGGAGGGAACTGCTGTGA